In a single window of the Bacteroidota bacterium genome:
- the eno gene encoding phosphopyruvate hydratase, whose amino-acid sequence MSFIASIQARQILDSRGNPTVEVDVITNSGTLGRAAVPSGASTGAHEAVELRDGDAKAFLGKGVLMAVNNINTVLREELNGMYIFDQAAIDAKMIQLDGTANKAKLGANAILGVSLAVAKAAAEEARQPLYRYVGGVNAMLLPIPLMNILNGGAHADNGIDFQEFMIMPVGADNFSDALRMGTETFHHLKKVLKDKGYATNVGDEGGFAPNIPSNEEAIEYVLRAIEKAGYKPGEDIFIAMDAAATEFYDAKAGKYIFHKSDKRELTSDEMVGYWTEWCNKYPILSIEDGLAEDDWNGWSNLTNALGEQVQLVGDDLFVTNTDRLAEGIVNGVANSILVKVNQIGTLTETIDAVQMAHMHAYTSVMSHRSGETEDTTIADLAVALSCGQIKTGSASRSDRIAKYNQLLRIEEQLGGSARYLGKMFKYVP is encoded by the coding sequence ATGAGTTTCATTGCATCCATACAGGCCCGCCAGATTCTCGATTCGCGCGGCAATCCCACCGTTGAGGTGGACGTAATTACCAACTCTGGCACGCTGGGCCGTGCGGCTGTGCCCTCCGGTGCATCTACCGGCGCACACGAAGCGGTAGAACTTCGCGACGGCGATGCCAAGGCTTTTCTGGGCAAAGGCGTGCTCATGGCCGTAAACAACATCAATACCGTACTGCGCGAAGAGCTGAACGGGATGTATATTTTTGATCAGGCAGCCATTGATGCAAAAATGATTCAGCTTGACGGAACCGCGAACAAAGCAAAGCTGGGTGCCAATGCGATTCTGGGTGTATCGCTTGCCGTGGCCAAAGCAGCTGCCGAAGAAGCCCGCCAGCCGCTTTACCGCTATGTAGGCGGTGTAAATGCCATGCTGCTGCCCATTCCGCTCATGAACATTCTCAACGGCGGTGCACATGCCGACAATGGCATCGACTTTCAGGAGTTTATGATTATGCCCGTGGGGGCTGATAATTTCAGCGATGCCTTACGCATGGGCACGGAAACATTCCACCACCTCAAAAAGGTACTCAAAGACAAAGGCTACGCCACCAACGTGGGCGATGAAGGCGGTTTTGCGCCCAACATCCCTTCAAACGAGGAAGCCATTGAGTATGTGCTCCGCGCCATTGAAAAAGCAGGCTACAAACCCGGCGAAGATATTTTCATTGCCATGGATGCCGCTGCCACCGAGTTTTACGACGCAAAAGCCGGCAAATACATTTTCCACAAGTCAGACAAGCGCGAACTCACCAGCGACGAAATGGTAGGTTACTGGACCGAGTGGTGCAATAAATACCCGATTCTGAGCATTGAAGACGGTTTGGCCGAAGACGACTGGAACGGCTGGAGCAACCTCACCAACGCGCTTGGCGAACAGGTGCAGCTGGTAGGCGACGATCTTTTTGTAACCAATACCGACCGCCTTGCCGAAGGCATTGTAAACGGTGTGGCCAACTCCATTCTGGTAAAAGTAAACCAGATTGGCACGCTCACCGAAACGATTGATGCCGTGCAGATGGCACACATGCACGCTTATACCAGCGTGATGAGCCACCGCTCAGGCGAAACAGAAGATACCACCATTGCTGATCTGGCGGTGGCGCTAAGCTGCGGACAAATCAAAACCGGCTCTGCATCGCGTTCCGACAGGATTGCAAAGTACAATCAGTTGCTTCGCATTGAAGAGCAGCTTGGTGGTTCGGCGCGTTATCTGGGCAAGATGTTTAAGTATGTGCCCTGA
- the carA gene encoding glutamine-hydrolyzing carbamoyl-phosphate synthase small subunit: MEETKSHRLKYTALPPAVLVLEDGTVFHGKAAGAIGTTTGEICFNTGMTGYQEIFTDPSYYGQILTAASVHIGNYGIHNDEVESGSIKIAGLVCKKFSEIYSRPGAHKSIRDYFVEQGVVGICEVDTRAIVRHIRQRGAMNAIISSSNLDVESLKAELAKVPSMAGLELSSKVSTKEAYTAGNADAPLKVALLDLGVKTNIVRCLTERGCFVKVFPMHTPAAEIMAWGADGYMISNGPGDPGVMPNETATVKALIDSGTPVFGICLGHQLIAQAFGLSTYKMHNGHRGINHPVKNLITGKSEVTSQNHGFAVKAEDVANNPDIEITHINLNDNTIEGLRHRVKNVFCVQYHPEANPGPHDARYLFDQFVENMNAVKAPVHA; this comes from the coding sequence GTGGAAGAAACAAAATCACACCGCCTTAAATACACCGCCCTGCCGCCCGCCGTGCTGGTGCTCGAAGACGGAACCGTGTTTCACGGTAAAGCCGCCGGAGCCATTGGAACTACTACCGGCGAAATTTGCTTCAATACCGGCATGACCGGTTATCAGGAAATCTTTACCGATCCTTCCTACTATGGCCAGATTTTAACTGCGGCCAGCGTACACATTGGCAACTACGGCATCCACAACGACGAAGTGGAGTCAGGCTCAATTAAAATTGCCGGCCTGGTGTGCAAGAAGTTCTCCGAAATCTACTCCCGCCCCGGTGCGCACAAATCTATCCGCGATTATTTCGTGGAGCAGGGTGTGGTGGGTATTTGCGAAGTGGATACACGCGCTATTGTGCGCCACATCCGCCAGCGCGGCGCCATGAACGCCATTATTTCGAGCAGCAACCTCGATGTGGAAAGCCTCAAGGCCGAACTGGCCAAAGTGCCCTCGATGGCCGGTCTGGAGCTTTCGTCGAAAGTTTCCACTAAAGAAGCCTACACGGCCGGTAATGCCGACGCACCGCTGAAAGTAGCCCTGCTTGATCTTGGCGTGAAAACAAACATTGTACGCTGCCTCACCGAGCGCGGCTGCTTTGTGAAAGTATTCCCCATGCACACACCTGCAGCCGAAATTATGGCCTGGGGGGCTGATGGCTACATGATTTCTAACGGCCCCGGCGATCCGGGCGTAATGCCTAACGAAACAGCTACGGTAAAAGCCCTGATCGACAGCGGTACACCGGTGTTTGGCATTTGCCTCGGGCATCAGCTCATTGCACAGGCATTCGGACTGAGCACTTACAAAATGCACAACGGGCACCGCGGCATTAACCATCCGGTTAAAAACCTCATCACCGGAAAATCAGAAGTTACTTCGCAAAACCACGGTTTTGCGGTGAAAGCAGAAGATGTGGCCAACAATCCCGACATAGAAATTACCCACATCAACCTGAACGATAACACCATTGAAGGCCTGCGCCACCGCGTAAAAAACGTGTTCTGTGTGCAGTATCACCCCGAAGCCAATCCGGGGCCACACGATGCGCGTTACCTGTTTGACCAGTTTGTGGAAAACATGAATGCGGTGAAAGCACCCGTTCATGCCTGA
- the rplO gene encoding 50S ribosomal protein L15 has protein sequence MNLSNLTPAKGSTKNQGKRLGRGQGSGKGGTAARGHKGAQSRSGYSAKRGFEGGQMPLQRRVPKFGFKNINRVEYKGINLDVLQQLIEKKALSTIAPADLIAAGLVSKNDRIKILGRGELKAKAAVTAHAFSATAKAAIEAAGGSATTL, from the coding sequence ATGAACTTAAGCAACCTTACACCCGCAAAAGGTTCTACCAAAAACCAGGGCAAACGTCTTGGCCGTGGCCAGGGCTCCGGCAAAGGCGGTACCGCGGCACGTGGTCACAAAGGCGCTCAGTCGCGCTCGGGTTACTCAGCCAAACGCGGTTTTGAAGGTGGTCAGATGCCCCTCCAGCGCCGTGTTCCCAAATTCGGTTTCAAGAACATCAACCGCGTAGAGTACAAAGGCATCAACCTCGATGTACTCCAGCAACTGATCGAGAAAAAAGCACTGAGCACCATTGCTCCGGCTGATCTCATCGCTGCCGGTCTGGTTTCTAAAAACGACCGCATCAAAATCCTCGGCCGCGGCGAACTGAAAGCCAAAGCTGCCGTAACCGCTCACGCCTTCTCGGCCACTGCCAAAGCTGCTATTGAAGCTGCCGGTGGTTCAGCCACAACTCTCTGA
- the rpmD gene encoding 50S ribosomal protein L30: MAQIKITQIKSCIDYPERQKQTLIALGLKRMNRSVVKEGTPQVLGMVAKVQHLVKVETI; this comes from the coding sequence ATGGCCCAGATCAAAATCACGCAGATTAAGAGCTGCATCGACTATCCCGAGCGTCAGAAGCAGACGCTCATCGCCCTCGGCCTGAAGCGTATGAACCGCTCGGTTGTAAAAGAAGGCACGCCGCAAGTGCTTGGCATGGTTGCCAAAGTACAGCACTTAGTGAAAGTGGAAACTATCTGA
- the rpsK gene encoding 30S ribosomal protein S11, with protein MAKQQQSGKGGGKVVAKKRVVKVDAVGQAHISATFNNIIISLTNNSGQVISWASAGKMGFRGSKKNTPYAAQTAAADCAKVAYEAGLRKVKVFVKGPGSGRESAIRTLNTSGLEVTEIVDITPIPHNGCRPPKRRRV; from the coding sequence ATGGCAAAACAACAACAATCCGGCAAAGGCGGTGGCAAAGTAGTAGCCAAGAAGCGCGTCGTGAAAGTCGATGCTGTAGGCCAGGCTCACATCAGCGCCACCTTCAACAATATTATCATTTCGCTCACCAACAATTCCGGTCAGGTAATTTCGTGGGCAAGCGCAGGTAAAATGGGCTTCCGCGGCTCGAAGAAGAACACTCCGTATGCTGCACAAACGGCTGCTGCCGATTGCGCCAAAGTAGCTTACGAAGCTGGTCTGCGCAAAGTAAAAGTGTTTGTAAAAGGACCCGGTTCAGGCCGTGAGTCAGCGATCCGTACGCTGAACACCTCTGGTCTGGAAGTAACCGAAATTGTGGACATCACACCGATTCCGCACAACGGCTGCCGTCCTCCCAAACGCCGTCGCGTATAA
- the infA gene encoding translation initiation factor IF-1: protein MAKTPSIEQDGTIIEALSNAMFRVELENGHVITAHISGKMRMYYIKILPGDRVKVEISPYDLTKGRISYRYK, encoded by the coding sequence ATGGCGAAAACACCATCTATTGAACAGGACGGCACTATCATAGAAGCCCTCTCCAACGCGATGTTCCGCGTTGAGCTTGAGAACGGCCACGTGATAACCGCCCATATCTCCGGAAAGATGCGGATGTATTACATCAAAATTCTTCCCGGCGACCGTGTGAAGGTGGAGATTTCACCTTACGATCTTACCAAAGGACGCATTTCTTATCGTTACAAATAA
- a CDS encoding citrate (Si)-synthase, eukaryotic, whose translation MDSLKEKFIEKARPMAAEVKNIIKEHGDVKLGEYTVAQVYQGMKGITGLVTETSKLDAEEGIRFRGYSIPELREKLPKAPNGTEPLPEGIFYLMLVGELPTKEEAYDISNNWARRAIVPKHVFDTLDKLPASTHPMTMFSIAVMAMQTESLFAKAYREGVGKKDYWDYVYEDSMNLIARLPRVAAYIYRKKYHNNEHIEPDPKLDWAANLAHMMGYDAFDVKRLMRLYMTIHADHEGGNVSAHTTHLVGSALSDPYLAFAAGMNGLAGPLHGLANQEVIAWILKMREEIGAELPTEEQIATYIKETLEAGRVVPGYGHAVLRKTDPRFSAQQDFYNRYIKEPYGVDNLCEIVQMVYKVAPPILEGTGKIKNPWPNVDAHSGALLMHFGITEFDFYTVLFGVSRALGVLASLIWDRALGHPIERPGSITTEGIKKKIAAVNA comes from the coding sequence ATGGACAGTTTGAAGGAAAAATTTATTGAAAAAGCGCGGCCGATGGCGGCCGAAGTAAAGAACATCATCAAAGAACACGGTGATGTGAAATTAGGCGAATACACCGTGGCGCAGGTGTATCAGGGCATGAAAGGCATTACCGGCCTGGTAACCGAAACCTCGAAGCTCGATGCTGAAGAAGGCATTCGTTTCCGTGGTTACTCCATTCCTGAATTACGTGAAAAACTGCCCAAGGCACCCAACGGTACCGAACCGCTGCCCGAAGGTATTTTCTACCTCATGCTTGTAGGCGAACTGCCCACCAAAGAAGAAGCATACGACATCAGCAACAACTGGGCGCGCCGCGCAATTGTGCCCAAGCATGTGTTTGATACACTTGATAAACTGCCGGCAAGCACACACCCCATGACCATGTTCAGCATTGCGGTTATGGCCATGCAAACCGAATCGCTGTTTGCTAAAGCATACCGCGAAGGTGTGGGTAAAAAGGATTATTGGGATTATGTGTACGAAGATTCAATGAATCTTATTGCACGTTTGCCCCGCGTAGCTGCTTACATCTACCGCAAAAAATATCACAACAACGAACACATTGAACCTGATCCCAAACTCGACTGGGCGGCCAACCTGGCGCACATGATGGGCTACGATGCGTTTGATGTGAAGCGCCTGATGCGTTTGTACATGACCATTCACGCCGACCACGAAGGCGGTAATGTAAGCGCACATACTACTCACCTCGTAGGCTCGGCACTGAGCGACCCTTATCTCGCATTTGCTGCAGGCATGAACGGCCTTGCCGGTCCGCTGCACGGCCTCGCCAACCAGGAAGTAATTGCGTGGATTCTGAAAATGCGCGAAGAAATTGGCGCTGAACTTCCCACCGAAGAGCAGATTGCCACCTACATCAAAGAAACCCTCGAAGCTGGCCGTGTAGTGCCCGGTTACGGTCACGCCGTACTGCGCAAAACCGATCCGCGTTTCAGCGCACAGCAGGATTTCTACAACCGCTACATCAAAGAGCCGTATGGTGTAGATAATCTCTGCGAAATTGTGCAGATGGTTTATAAAGTAGCACCGCCCATTCTCGAAGGCACAGGCAAAATCAAAAACCCCTGGCCGAACGTAGATGCTCATTCGGGCGCGCTGCTTATGCACTTTGGTATCACCGAGTTTGATTTTTACACCGTTCTTTTCGGTGTATCTCGTGCGCTTGGTGTACTTGCGTCACTCATCTGGGATCGCGCCCTCGGTCATCCGATTGAGCGTCCGGGTTCTATTACCACAGAAGGTATCAAGAAAAAAATTGCAGCTGTAAACGCGTAA
- the secY gene encoding preprotein translocase subunit SecY: protein MKKFIETIKNIFSIEELRQRILYTLGFLLIFRLGTFVVLPGVDPDKLDSDGGEGILQLINIFSGGAFQNASILALGIMPYISASIILQLLTMAVPFFQRMQREGESGRKKINQYTRYLTVVITALQAVGYIGTQVVDKTGAVADPSGFWWFQSVLILVTGTMFTMWLGEKITDKGIGNGISLIIMIGIVARLPQALLQEFDSRFSGSGGGLIVFVVELAILLLVIVGCILMVQGTRRIPIHFAKRIVGNRQYGGQRNYIPLKVNAAGVMPIIFAQAILMIPIQLVGFASSGDEPNWFVRAFSDHYGLAYNIVIALLIIAFTYFYTAITVNPNTMAEEMKRNEGFIPGVKPGKKTAEFIDQIMSRITLPGSIMLAFVAILPAIAEKLGILPEFASFYGGTSILILVGVVLDTLQQIESYLLMRHYDGLMKSGRIKGRSSVGMAQQQGQF, encoded by the coding sequence ATGAAGAAGTTCATCGAGACCATAAAGAATATTTTCTCGATCGAGGAATTGCGCCAGCGTATTTTATATACGCTGGGCTTTTTGCTGATCTTCCGTCTCGGAACCTTCGTGGTTCTGCCTGGCGTTGATCCCGACAAACTCGATAGTGATGGAGGAGAAGGCATTCTCCAATTGATTAATATTTTCTCAGGTGGTGCTTTCCAGAATGCTTCTATTCTGGCGCTCGGTATTATGCCTTACATCTCGGCATCAATTATCCTGCAGCTGCTCACCATGGCAGTACCTTTCTTCCAGCGTATGCAGCGTGAAGGCGAAAGCGGCCGCAAGAAAATCAATCAATACACACGCTACCTCACCGTTGTAATTACTGCCCTTCAGGCTGTGGGTTACATTGGCACACAAGTAGTTGATAAAACCGGCGCCGTTGCAGATCCTTCAGGCTTCTGGTGGTTCCAGTCGGTACTCATTCTTGTTACAGGTACGATGTTTACCATGTGGCTCGGTGAAAAGATTACCGACAAAGGTATTGGCAACGGTATTTCGCTCATCATTATGATCGGTATCGTGGCGCGCCTGCCCCAGGCATTGCTTCAGGAGTTCGACAGCCGTTTTTCAGGCAGCGGCGGCGGTCTGATCGTGTTTGTGGTTGAGCTTGCCATCCTGCTGCTCGTAATTGTAGGCTGTATCCTCATGGTACAGGGCACACGCCGTATTCCTATTCACTTTGCCAAGCGCATTGTAGGCAACCGTCAGTACGGCGGTCAGCGTAACTACATTCCGCTGAAAGTGAATGCTGCAGGTGTAATGCCGATCATCTTTGCTCAGGCAATTCTGATGATTCCGATTCAGCTTGTTGGTTTTGCCAGCAGCGGCGATGAGCCCAACTGGTTTGTACGCGCTTTCAGCGATCACTACGGTCTGGCTTACAACATTGTAATTGCACTGCTCATCATTGCCTTCACCTATTTCTACACCGCCATTACGGTTAACCCGAACACAATGGCCGAGGAAATGAAGCGCAACGAAGGTTTCATTCCCGGAGTTAAACCCGGTAAGAAAACCGCTGAATTCATTGACCAGATCATGTCGCGCATCACTCTGCCGGGCTCAATTATGCTGGCTTTCGTAGCCATCCTGCCCGCCATTGCTGAAAAGCTCGGCATCCTGCCCGAATTTGCTTCGTTCTACGGCGGTACCAGTATCCTCATCCTTGTGGGTGTAGTGCTTGATACCCTGCAGCAGATCGAAAGTTACCTGCTCATGCGTCACTACGATGGTCTGATGAAATCAGGCCGTATTAAAGGACGCTCAAGCGTGGGCATGGCACAGCAGCAGGGACAGTTCTAA
- a CDS encoding DNA-directed RNA polymerase subunit alpha, protein MGILAFQKPDKVIMIQSSETEGLFEFRPLEPGYGITIGNALRRILLSSLEGYAITTIRIEGVEHEFSTIKGVMEDVTEIVLNFKQVRFKRQIESTESEKVVVNITGKTQLTAGDIGKFTSGFQVLNPDFVICNMEPSVKLKIELTIEKGRGYVPAEENKPVNAPIGLIPIDAIYTPIRNVKYAVENYRVEQKTDYEKLVMEIVTDGSIHPKDALKEAAKILIHHFMLFSDDKITLDTVEKASSEEFDEDSLHMRQLLKTKLVDMDLSVRALNCLKAADVETLGDLVSFNKNDLLKFRNFGKKSLTELEELVASKGLHFGMNVVKYKLDKD, encoded by the coding sequence ATGGGCATCCTCGCATTTCAGAAACCCGATAAGGTGATCATGATCCAGTCAAGCGAAACCGAAGGCCTCTTCGAGTTTCGTCCGCTGGAGCCGGGCTACGGCATCACTATCGGTAACGCGCTTCGCCGCATCCTGCTCTCGTCGCTCGAAGGCTACGCCATCACGACCATCCGTATCGAAGGTGTGGAGCACGAGTTCTCAACGATCAAAGGCGTAATGGAAGACGTTACCGAGATCGTTCTTAACTTCAAGCAGGTGCGTTTCAAGCGCCAGATCGAATCAACCGAAAGTGAGAAAGTGGTGGTGAACATCACCGGCAAAACTCAGCTCACTGCCGGCGATATCGGTAAATTTACTTCAGGCTTCCAGGTGCTCAATCCCGATTTCGTGATCTGCAACATGGAGCCTTCGGTGAAACTCAAAATTGAGCTCACCATCGAGAAAGGCCGCGGCTATGTACCCGCCGAAGAAAACAAGCCGGTTAACGCTCCTATCGGTCTCATTCCGATTGATGCCATCTACACACCCATCCGCAACGTGAAATACGCCGTGGAAAACTACCGTGTAGAGCAGAAAACCGACTATGAGAAGCTGGTAATGGAAATCGTTACCGACGGCTCGATCCACCCGAAAGATGCACTCAAGGAAGCGGCCAAAATCCTCATCCACCACTTCATGCTGTTCTCAGACGACAAGATCACTCTTGACACGGTAGAGAAGGCTTCAAGCGAAGAGTTTGATGAAGATTCGCTGCACATGCGCCAGTTGCTCAAAACCAAACTGGTTGATATGGATCTTTCCGTACGTGCGCTGAACTGCCTCAAGGCGGCCGACGTGGAAACCCTTGGCGACCTCGTTTCTTTCAACAAAAACGATCTTCTGAAGTTCCGCAACTTCGGTAAGAAATCACTCACCGAGCTTGAAGAACTCGTAGCCAGCAAAGGCCTGCACTTCGGCATGAACGTGGTGAAGTACAAACTCGATAAAGACTAA
- the rpsD gene encoding 30S ribosomal protein S4 translates to MARYIGPKTKIARRFKEAIYGPSKALEKKNYGPGQHGQAGKRAKKSEYAIQLNEKQKVKYTYGILERQFALIFERASRSKGITGEVLLQLIEARLDNVVYRLGIAPTRAGARQLVSHRHITVNGELVNIPSYTLKPGDVVAVREKSKALESINNSVGAGSNFPWLEFNASTMEGKFVSFPERTQIPENIKEQLIVELYSK, encoded by the coding sequence ATGGCTAGATATATCGGTCCCAAAACCAAAATCGCCCGTCGCTTCAAAGAGGCCATCTATGGTCCTTCTAAAGCGCTGGAAAAGAAAAATTACGGTCCCGGCCAGCATGGTCAGGCCGGAAAGCGTGCCAAGAAATCAGAATATGCCATCCAGCTCAATGAGAAGCAGAAGGTGAAATACACCTACGGCATTCTTGAGCGTCAGTTTGCTCTGATTTTCGAGCGTGCATCACGTTCAAAAGGCATTACCGGTGAGGTGCTTCTGCAGCTTATCGAAGCCCGTCTGGATAACGTGGTTTACCGTCTCGGCATTGCGCCCACCCGCGCCGGTGCCCGTCAGCTTGTGTCACACCGTCACATCACCGTTAACGGCGAGTTGGTAAACATTCCCTCATACACCCTTAAGCCGGGTGATGTGGTAGCCGTTCGTGAGAAGTCGAAAGCCCTCGAGTCAATCAATAATTCGGTTGGCGCGGGCAGCAACTTCCCCTGGCTGGAGTTCAATGCTTCAACGATGGAAGGCAAATTTGTAAGTTTCCCGGAGCGTACACAGATTCCGGAAAACATCAAAGAACAGCTCATCGTTGAATTGTACTCGAAATAA
- the rpsE gene encoding 30S ribosomal protein S5, producing the protein MANVNVKRVKSSDIELKDRLVGVQRVTKVTKGGRAFRFTAIVVVGNEKGVVGYGLGKAKEVTDAITKAIEDAKKNLVKVCIVNGSVPHPQEGKFGGSLVFLKPASHGTGVIAGGAMRAVLESVGITDVLAKSKGSSNPHNVVKATMAALMQLRDAHSVAQQRGISMDKVFNG; encoded by the coding sequence ATGGCAAATGTTAACGTAAAACGCGTCAAGTCCAGCGACATCGAACTGAAAGATCGTTTGGTTGGCGTGCAGCGTGTAACCAAAGTAACCAAAGGCGGCCGTGCTTTCCGTTTTACCGCTATCGTAGTGGTAGGTAACGAAAAAGGCGTGGTAGGTTACGGTCTCGGTAAAGCGAAGGAAGTTACCGACGCAATCACCAAGGCAATTGAAGATGCCAAGAAGAACCTCGTAAAGGTGTGCATCGTGAACGGTTCTGTTCCGCACCCTCAGGAAGGTAAATTCGGCGGCTCGCTCGTATTCCTCAAGCCCGCTTCGCACGGTACCGGTGTAATTGCCGGAGGTGCTATGCGCGCCGTGCTTGAGAGCGTTGGTATTACCGACGTACTCGCGAAGAGCAAAGGCTCATCAAACCCGCACAACGTAGTAAAAGCTACAATGGCGGCCCTGATGCAGCTCCGCGATGCCCACAGCGTTGCTCAGCAGCGTGGCATTTCAATGGATAAAGTGTTCAACGGCTAA
- the rpsM gene encoding 30S ribosomal protein S13: MARISGIDLPKNKRGEIGLTYIFGIGRQTARKILTEAGVNFDTKVQDWNDDQLSKIRNYINDNLKVEGALRSETQLNIKRLMDIGAYRGVRHRLGLPVRGQTTKNNARTRKGKRKTVANKKKATK, translated from the coding sequence ATGGCACGTATTTCTGGTATTGATTTACCAAAAAACAAGCGCGGCGAAATCGGACTGACCTACATTTTTGGTATTGGTCGCCAAACAGCCCGCAAAATTCTCACCGAAGCTGGTGTTAACTTTGACACCAAGGTTCAGGATTGGAACGACGATCAGCTTTCAAAGATTCGTAACTACATCAACGATAACCTGAAAGTGGAAGGTGCGCTGCGTTCTGAAACACAGCTGAACATCAAACGCCTGATGGATATTGGCGCTTACCGTGGCGTTCGTCACCGTCTTGGTCTGCCCGTTCGCGGACAAACCACCAAGAACAACGCACGTACCCGCAAAGGCAAGCGTAAAACTGTTGCTAACAAGAAAAAGGCAACCAAGTAA
- the rplQ gene encoding 50S ribosomal protein L17, whose amino-acid sequence MRHGNKNNHLGRKDGHRAALMSNLASSLIMHKRINTTVAKAKALRSYVEPLITRAKDDSQHNRRTVFSYLQSKEAVTELFKEVGPKVATRAGGYTRIIRYSLSVNPSPAARRRGDSADMCLIELVDYNELLLNSKSDGKKAKTTRRGRGKTKKAEGTAETSTENAGE is encoded by the coding sequence ATGAGACACGGTAACAAAAACAACCACCTGGGACGCAAGGACGGCCACCGCGCTGCCCTGATGTCGAACCTCGCAAGTTCGCTGATCATGCACAAGCGGATCAATACCACGGTTGCCAAAGCTAAAGCCCTCCGCAGCTACGTGGAGCCGCTCATTACCCGCGCAAAAGACGACAGCCAGCACAACCGTCGTACAGTGTTCAGCTACCTCCAGAGCAAAGAAGCCGTAACCGAACTCTTCAAAGAAGTAGGTCCGAAAGTAGCTACACGCGCCGGTGGTTACACCCGCATTATCCGCTACAGCCTCTCGGTAAACCCGAGCCCCGCTGCACGCCGTCGTGGCGACAGCGCCGATATGTGCCTCATTGAGCTTGTGGACTACAATGAACTCCTGCTCAACAGCAAATCGGATGGCAAGAAAGCCAAAACAACACGCCGTGGCCGTGGTAAAACCAAGAAAGCCGAAGGCACCGCTGAAACTTCAACCGAAAACGCAGGTGAATAA
- the map gene encoding type I methionyl aminopeptidase — protein MIQLKTQEEIELIRQSSLLVGKTLAEVARHIRPGVTTLYIDGIAETFIRDHGAIPAFKGFHGFTGTLCTSVNAEVVHGIPGKYEIKDGDVVSVDCGVILNGWYGDSAYTIPVGTVKPEVLQLLRVTKESLYKGIEKVAAGNRLGDVSEAIQSHAEKHGYGVVRELVGHGIGRNLHEPPEVPNFGRRGSGPKLSEGLVIAIEPMINMGTKSVRHERDGWTITTADGKPSAHFEHTVALSQGKAEILSSFEEIEQVLKEQKIEL, from the coding sequence ATGATCCAGCTCAAGACGCAGGAAGAAATTGAATTAATACGACAGAGTTCTTTACTTGTTGGCAAAACCCTTGCGGAAGTGGCAAGGCATATTCGTCCCGGTGTAACAACCTTGTACATCGACGGAATTGCCGAAACCTTTATCCGCGATCACGGAGCAATTCCGGCGTTCAAGGGGTTTCACGGATTCACCGGCACACTTTGTACAAGTGTGAACGCGGAAGTGGTACATGGCATTCCCGGCAAATATGAAATTAAAGACGGGGATGTGGTATCAGTTGACTGCGGTGTGATTCTGAACGGCTGGTACGGCGATTCGGCTTACACAATTCCGGTAGGCACGGTGAAGCCCGAAGTGCTGCAGCTGTTGCGCGTTACCAAGGAAAGCCTTTACAAAGGCATTGAAAAGGTAGCTGCGGGAAACCGGTTGGGCGATGTAAGCGAAGCAATCCAGAGCCATGCCGAAAAGCATGGATACGGAGTGGTTCGTGAACTGGTTGGACACGGAATAGGGCGGAATCTTCATGAACCGCCGGAAGTTCCTAACTTTGGCCGCCGCGGAAGCGGGCCCAAGTTGTCGGAGGGTCTGGTAATTGCTATTGAGCCGATGATTAACATGGGCACAAAATCAGTCCGTCACGAACGCGACGGCTGGACAATTACAACGGCCGACGGCAAGCCATCTGCTCATTTCGAGCATACGGTTGCGCTGAGCCAGGGTAAAGCAGAAATACTGTCATCGTTCGAAGAGATCGAGCAGGTATTAAAAGAACAAAAGATCGAATTGTAA
- the rpmJ gene encoding 50S ribosomal protein L36 produces the protein MKVRTSVKKRSAECIIVRRKGRVYVINKKNPKFKQRQKG, from the coding sequence ATGAAAGTCAGAACATCAGTAAAGAAACGCAGCGCAGAGTGCATCATTGTGCGCCGCAAAGGTCGCGTTTACGTGATCAACAAGAAGAATCCTAAGTTCAAGCAACGCCAGAAAGGCTAA